The nucleotide window TCGTCTCTACGGCCTCGTTGGCCGTCACTCTGTCTTCATCAGCGAGTGATGCCATTGCCTGGAACTTCTCCTTACTGACCTCACTCACACTGGCTGTGTCTGCTCTGTTGTCGACGACGGCGACGAACCGCTTGCGTTCCCGCTTCTCCTTGTTGGTGACGTCGACGACGTGGACATCCTTGCTCCCGCTGTCGGCGATGATCGCCTTCTTGTGGATGTCCAGAACCTTTTCCGCCGACCGGTCGCTGTCGCTGCTGGCTGCGGCGACACCTGGGAGACCGGCCATTCCGATGCCTGCACCACATCCGCGAAGGAGTTGCCTCCGGTTCAGATCTGTCATGGGTTTGTACCCGACACATGGTTTCTCCCGAGACAAAATAAACCAACCGATTTTAGCTTGGTGTAACTCACACAGATAAATTTCCTGTGGCAGAAAGTGCTATCTACTAGATAGACAGAGAACGACTACTCGCAACGAAGTGTTAAGTATAATATAGTCAAAAGAAAGACTTTGAGCCGCCGTCCGAACCGGATTCGCTAATATCGTCTATCTGTTTCCTGGACCTTCGTGCTCGGGGCGTCGTCGCAGGACGCAGTTGTTGACGTTCCACCTGTAGTAGACCCCCCCAGCGTCTCGGATCGGCGAGGCAACTGTACGTGCACGGACACGGCCTACCCACCGACAGTGCAGTGCCCCTCACTCGGCCAACGAGAGCGTAAAGGCAGCACCGACCGCGCTTCCGAGGCCGATTCCGACAGCAACTCCGAGGATAATCTCCGGCGCAACCACTCCGTAGACGAACAGAAACGTGACTGCGATAGCCCCAATCGTGACGAGCCACTGCCCACGCTCGAACACGGCCTGTAACGGGCCAACCCGCTCGGCGACAGCAGTTACGGTTGCGAACCCACCTCCGAGGACGACGCCGACGGGTGACGCCGACCACACGGTGAGATCACTCGCCACCACTGCCACGCCCGCAGCAGTGACGGTGACGACACCGACGAGTAGCCGCAACAACACGCCTTCGAACCTTTCTCTTCGACTGATAGCACTCATCTTGTCGAGGTCCACCCCAGCGACGTGGTGTGTTTACGGGCGAGGTTGCGTGTGTATTCAATTGTCTGTAGATTAGTCGAGCGCATTTGTCACCAGCACGTACCCCCGGGAGAGGTATATGTTTGTCTCTTACGCTCCCACATAAGGCAAACCAGAGGCAGTCCTGACGCTTCAGAGTCGCGTGTCCGGTGGCCCAGGTGTGAACAGGCGACCTACTGCACCCCGGTCGACGACATACCTAGGAGTGCCGACTTCCGTCTCCTCTTGTTCGTCGCCGTCGAACCCCCAGACGGATGTCGTCCGGACTGATTGCGAGGACACGCACACGGCTCCGACGACTCGCCGGCTTCGACGCCCTCCTGTTGTCGGCGGCGATCTGGTTCCTGGCGAAGTTCCTGCGGTACGCCTTCCCGCCGTTGTTCCCGACGTTCGGGGAGACGTTCGCGGCCTCGAACGCAGAGTTGGGCGCCGCCTTCACCGCGATGATGACGGTGTACGCCGCGATGCAGTTCCCGAGTGGTGCGCTCGCGGATCGAGTCGGTGCCGTCCGCGTCGTCGTCGCGGGCGCGGTCGTCGCCGCGGTCGGCGCGCTCGTGCTCGTCGTCCCGTCTCCGTTCGCGGCGCTCGTGGGTGCGATGCTGCTCGTCGGGTTCGGGACGGGCGCGCACAAGACCGTCGCCGTCCGACTCCTGTCGCGCACCTACCCCACACACACCGGGCGAGCGCTGGGAGTGTTGGACACGTTCGGCGCGCTCGGCGGCGTCGCGGCGCCCGCGGCGGTCGTCGTCGCGCTCGCCCGGGCCGACTGGCACACCCTGTTCGCGGTCGCCGGCGCCGTCGGGCTGGCGCTGGCGGTCGCCTTCGCCGTCCGGGCCCCTCGACGCGTGCCGCCGCCGGCCGAGGACGCCGGCGACGACGCCGGACTCCGGACGTACCTCGGGCTGTTGACCGACCCGTTGTTCGCGGCGTTCGTCGGCGTTACGCTCGCCTTCTCGTTCGCGTACAACGGTGTCGTCGCCTTCCTCCCGTTGTACCTCGCGGAGCGAGGCGGGCTGTCGTCGGCGACGGCGTCGCTCGTCTACAGCGGCCTGTTCGCCGTCAGTCTGGTCCAGCTCGTCACCGGTGACCTCTCGGACCGGGTCGGTCGACTGCCGGTGATCGGCGTCACGCTCGGGCTGGCGGCCGTCGGGCTGACGGCGTTGGTCGCGGTCGGGACCGCGCCGCTCGCGGTCCTGGGGGCGGCGGTCGTGGCCGTCGGGCTCGGCAGCCACGGCTTCCGACCGGTCCGGGGAGCGTACCTCGCGGCAGTGATCCCCGAGACGGCCGCCGGCGGCGGACTGGGTGTCGTCCGGACGTTGTTGATGGGGGCGGGCGCGGTCGCGCCGGCGGTCGTGGGCGTCGTCTCCGAGCGGGCCGGCTTCGGGGTCGCGTTCGGGCTGTTGGCGGCGTCGATGTGCCTCGCGGTCGTCGGGGTCGGGGTGGTCGCGGTGTTGGACCGGCGGTGACCTGCGCCGCGCCGGCGAGGGTCTGCGCCGTGCCGCGCGCCGGCGAGGGTCTGCGCCGTGCCAAAATCTCTCCCGCGTGCGGACACGGAAACGAACCGACCACGACCCGTGGTGTTTTCACCCTGGCTCCCTCAATCCAACGTAGAGGCACGGGCGTGTCGTGGGCCGCGGTCGGCCGTGGTGCCACGGACGCCCGAACCACGACGCACCCGCCACAACGATGAACGAAGTTCAACTCGAAGTTGCGAAGGCGTACCCGAACGACTCGGGGCGCGGTATCGCTCGGCTCGACCCCGACACCTTGCTGCACCTGAAGCTGTCGCCCGGCGACATCATCGAGATCGAGGGCGCAGAGACGACGGCCGCCAAGGTGTGGCGGGCCGACCGGCAGGACTGGAACACGGACACCGTCCGCATCGACGGGTTCACCCGCCAGAACGCGGACGTCGGGATCGGCGAACGAGTCACGATCCGGAAGGCCGAAGCGGAGAAAGCAGAGAGCCTGACGCTGGCACCCCCGGAGGAGGCGTCCGTCCAGTTCGGCTCCGACGCCGCGGGGATGGTGAAACGCCAGATCCTCAAGCGGCCGGTCGTCGAACGCGACATCGTCCCGGTGATGTCCTCCACGAACCACCCGTTCATGCGCTCGCCGGGGCAGGCCATCCCGTTGATCGCCGTCGAGACGGAGCCGGAGGGGGTCGTCCTCGTCACGGAGGACACGGACGTGGAGCTCCGCGAGGAACCCATCTCCGGGTTCGAGAAGACCGGCGGTGGGATCACTTACGAGGACATCGGTGGGCTCCAGGGGGAGATCCAACGGGTCCGCGAGATGGTCGAGCTGCCGATGAAGCACCCCCAGATCTTCAAGAAGCTGGGGATCGAGCCGCCCAGCGGCGTGCTCTTACACGGCCCGCCGGGTACTGGAAAGACGCTGTTGGCGAAGGCCGTCGCCAACGAGACCTCGGCGTCGTTCTTCTCCATCGCCGGGCCGGAGATCATCTCGAAGTACTACGGGGAGTCGGAACAACAGCTCCGGGAGGTGTTCGAGGACGCCAAAGACGAGTCGCCGTCGATCATCTTCATCGACGAACTGGACTCCATCGCGCCGAAACGCGAGGACGTGACCGGCGAGGTGGAGCGTCGGGTCGTCGCCCAGCTCCTGACGATGATGGACGGGCTGGAGTCGCGCGGCCAGGTCGTCGTGATCGCGGCGACGAACCGCGTGGACTCCGTCGACCCGGCGCTGCGCCGGCCCGGTCGCTTCGACCGCGAGATCGAGATCGGCGTCCCGGACGAGGCGGGCCGCAAGGAGATCCTCCAGATCCACACCCGCGGGATGCCCCTGTCGGACGACGTGGACCTGGGACGGCTCGCAGACGAGACCCACGGGTTCGTCGGCGCAGACATCGAGAGTCTGACGAAGGAGTCTGCGATGAAGGCACTGCGGCGTTACCTCCCGGAGATCGACTTAGACGAGGAGGACATCCCGCCGAGCCTGATCGACCGGATGATCATCAAGCGCCAGGACTTCTCCGGCGCGCTCGCGGAGGTGGAGCCGTCGGCGATGCGGGAGGTGCTCGTCGAGCTCCCGAAGATCACCTGGGACGACGTGGGCGGGCTGTCCGACGCCCAACAACAGGTCAAAGAGGCCGTCGAGTGGCCTCTCACGTCACCCGAGAAGTTCGAACGGATGGGCGTGGAGGCGCCGAAGGGGGTGCTCCTGTACGGTCCGCCCGGCACCGGCAAGACCCTGATGGCGAAGGCGGTCGCCAACGAGACGAACGCCAACTTCATCTCCGTGCGCGGCCCGCAGCTGCTGTCGAAGTGGGTCGGCGAGTCGGAGAAGGCGATCCGCCAGACGTTCCGGAAGGCGCGGCAGGTGTCGCCGACCGTCATCTTCTTCGACGAACTGGACTCGCTGGCGCCCAGCCGCGGCCAGGAGATGGGCAACAACGTCTCCGAGCGGGTCGTCAACCAGCTCCTGACGGAGTTAGACGGCCTCGAAGAGATGGGTGACGTGATGGTGATCGGTGCCACCAACCGCCCGGACATGATCGACCCGGCGCTGATCCGGTCGGGCCGCTTCG belongs to Halobaculum sp. MBLA0143 and includes:
- a CDS encoding CDC48 family AAA ATPase, translated to MNEVQLEVAKAYPNDSGRGIARLDPDTLLHLKLSPGDIIEIEGAETTAAKVWRADRQDWNTDTVRIDGFTRQNADVGIGERVTIRKAEAEKAESLTLAPPEEASVQFGSDAAGMVKRQILKRPVVERDIVPVMSSTNHPFMRSPGQAIPLIAVETEPEGVVLVTEDTDVELREEPISGFEKTGGGITYEDIGGLQGEIQRVREMVELPMKHPQIFKKLGIEPPSGVLLHGPPGTGKTLLAKAVANETSASFFSIAGPEIISKYYGESEQQLREVFEDAKDESPSIIFIDELDSIAPKREDVTGEVERRVVAQLLTMMDGLESRGQVVVIAATNRVDSVDPALRRPGRFDREIEIGVPDEAGRKEILQIHTRGMPLSDDVDLGRLADETHGFVGADIESLTKESAMKALRRYLPEIDLDEEDIPPSLIDRMIIKRQDFSGALAEVEPSAMREVLVELPKITWDDVGGLSDAQQQVKEAVEWPLTSPEKFERMGVEAPKGVLLYGPPGTGKTLMAKAVANETNANFISVRGPQLLSKWVGESEKAIRQTFRKARQVSPTVIFFDELDSLAPSRGQEMGNNVSERVVNQLLTELDGLEEMGDVMVIGATNRPDMIDPALIRSGRFDRLVMIGEPDAEGREQILKIHTRDTPLAPDVSLRELAELTDGYVGSDLESIAREAAIEALRETDDAEHVGMTHFDRAMESVRPTVTEEIQEYYENVEDQFQSGSREQLRRDAGGPVGFQ
- a CDS encoding MFS transporter, with amino-acid sequence MSSGLIARTRTRLRRLAGFDALLLSAAIWFLAKFLRYAFPPLFPTFGETFAASNAELGAAFTAMMTVYAAMQFPSGALADRVGAVRVVVAGAVVAAVGALVLVVPSPFAALVGAMLLVGFGTGAHKTVAVRLLSRTYPTHTGRALGVLDTFGALGGVAAPAAVVVALARADWHTLFAVAGAVGLALAVAFAVRAPRRVPPPAEDAGDDAGLRTYLGLLTDPLFAAFVGVTLAFSFAYNGVVAFLPLYLAERGGLSSATASLVYSGLFAVSLVQLVTGDLSDRVGRLPVIGVTLGLAAVGLTALVAVGTAPLAVLGAAVVAVGLGSHGFRPVRGAYLAAVIPETAAGGGLGVVRTLLMGAGAVAPAVVGVVSERAGFGVAFGLLAASMCLAVVGVGVVAVLDRR